The region TGGCGCCGGACATCGCCGGGCGCGAGACGGCACCCGCCGAAGATCCCGGCGCGGAGCCTCCGGAAAGGATCGTCGAACTCACCCTCGACATGCTCACCCGGGCGCTGTGCTGACCCGTGGCCACTGACCCGTGGCCACTGACCTTGTGGCCGCTGACCCCCTGGCCGCCGACTCCGGACCTCCCCCGAGTCGGGAGGGGACGGTCGAAGGGGCCGGAGCCGGGGACGGCCCCAGTCAGGGCGTACGGCTCAGGGCGTACGGCTCAGGGCATCCGGCCGACCGCCCCGAAGATGCCGGTCCCGCCCATGTCGACCGGCACGTCCCACGGGACGTCGGGCCGCCACGCCTGCACGGGCACGAGGCCGGGCTCCAGGATCTCCAGGCCGTCGAAGAACGACTCGATCCGCTTGAAGGGCCTGCCCACGAGCCCGCCGGAGGAGGTGGCGGCGTACACCTTCTTGCTCTCCAGGACGACCTCCTCGGCGACCTCGTCCTTCATCCCGATGTGCGACAGCGCCAGGTGGCACCCCGGGACCATCCGCTCGCGGATCCGGGCCGTGATCCGGTCGGCGTCCTCGTCGTCGGTCACGAAGTGCAGCACCGAGACCAGCAGCACCGCGAACGGCCGGGTGAAGTCGATGTGGGCGCGCACCTCGGGATCGTCGAAGACGGCGTCCGGGTCCCGCAGGTCTCCGGCCACCACGATCGTCTGGGGGTTGTCGGCCAGCAGCGCCCGCGCGTGCGTGAGGACCACCCGGTCGTTGTCCACGTACACCACCCGCGCTCCGGGGGCGTGCCGCCGCGCGACCTGGTGGACGTTCTCCTGCGTCGGCAGGCCCGCGCCGATGTCGACGAACTGCGTGATCCCCGACTCGGCCAGGTGCCGCACCGCACGCCGCAGGAAGCCGCGGTTCTCCCTGGCGACCTCCCGGCCGTCGTTGCCCATCTGCCGCCCGATGGCGAGCATCTTCTCCGCGGCCTCCCGGTCGGCGGCGAAGTTGTCCTTTCCGCCCAGGTAGTAGTCGTACATCCGGGCGATGTTCGGGATGGTGGGATCGACGCCCTCGGGCGCCCTCCTCGAGTCGTCCAAGCGTCTGCCCCTCGCCTATGGAACCGCTTTCACGCATTGTAGGCGAGGAGCCGGTCGAAGATCATCACCCTGGGGTCATCATTCCGCGATTGGAGAACGGTGCGGGGGGCAGCGGCTCGACGACGAGCCCGGGACGACCTCCGGAGGACGCGTGACGCCACGACTCACCCTGTCGGCGGCGGTGCTCGACGCACCGGACGCCCGGGAACTCGCGGCCTTCTACCAGCGGCTGCTGGGCTGGACGATCGACTCCGACGAGCCCGGCTGGGTGACGATGCACCCGCCCGGAGGCGGCGCCGGGTTGTCGTTCCAGACCGAGAAGGAGTACGTGCCGCCGGTCTGGCCCGCCGGGCCGGGGGACCAGCGGATGATGCTGCACCTGGACATCGAGGTGGACGACCTGGAGACGGCCGTGGCGCACGCGACCGGCGCCGGGGCGACGCTCGCCGGCCACCAGCCCCAGGACGACGTAAGGGTCCTCCTCGACCCGGCGGGCCATCCGCTCTGCCTTTGGATCAGGACGGACGGCTCCATACCGGAACCGTGATGATCTGTTGATTCGGGCGGCGGCCCGGTGAGAGCGGATTAATGCGGGCGACACCCCACGGACGGTGACCGCGTAACGGCGCCGGGTCAGACTTCCGGGCATGAGCGAACCGAGAAACGCCGCCGGCGAGGGCGGCCATCCGACTCCCGGCCCGCTTCACCGGCATCACGGCGCCCGATCCTGGCGGCGGGAGATCGCGGAACTGGCCGCGCTCTTCCTCGCCGTCGGGCTCGCCCACGTGCTCGCCACTCTGCTCGGCCACCGCGACCCCGGCCCGGTGGTGCTCGTCTCCATCGGATTGGCCCTGATCGTCGGCTCGGCCGTGCACAAGAGACTGTCGGCCCCGGGGGCCGTACGCGGGCGCGTCCGCCCGGGGATTGATCAGGCGACCAGCCTGTGGCGGGTGCGGGCCAGGGTCGCCGAGCGCCCCGGCCGGCTCGCCGCGCTCGCCGGGGCCTTCGCCCGGCTGGGCTGCAACATCCTCTCCCTGCAGATCGCCCCGGCCGGCAGCGCGGTGATGGCGCGGGGCGGCTGCGACGCCCTGGACGAGTTCGTCGTCGAGGCCCCGGCCTCGCTCACCCCGCAGGACCTGTGGCGCGCCGTCGACCGGGCCGGCGGCGCGGACGCCGTCGTCGTCCCCGCCCAGGTCAAGGACCTCATCGACCCCGGCATCCAGGCGCTGCTGCTGGGTCAGCGCGTACGGGACGATCCGGGCGAGCTGCTCGCGGCCATGACGGAACTGCTGCGCACGGCGGACGTCCGGTGGCGGGAGCCCGGTGAGCCGGCCGCGGACAGGACACCGGGCACCGTGATGACGGTTCCGGTGCATCCCGGCGCCACTCTCGTGGTGACGAGACGGGATCTGCCGTTCACGCCGACGGAGTCGGCGCGGGCCGCCGCGCTCGCGGCGGCGGCCCGGCACCGTCAGTGGGCCGACGACTGGCCCGGCGAATAAGACGCGGGTTCACCTCGTGGGCCTTCGCGTGCGCGGGCGATCAGCGGTCCCCAATTCAAGCCCCTTGCCCGAAGATCGCCCCATCTTCCCAATTGGGATGATTCACCAACAAATCACCCTATATTTGGATAAAGCTCACAAGAGGTCTCGGGTTCGTTGCCGGGGCTCGCCGACAGCAAGGGCAGAACCATGAGCGTGCATGTTCACGTCCGTCTCGATGACGGCCTCGCTGTGACCGACGACGGCCGGTTGCTGGAGCTGACCCGCTGCCACTGTGGCGCCTCCTGGACCAGGGCCTACCACGTGCACGAGGGCGAACCGGAGGCCTGACGGCCCGCCTCCGCGCCCCTCAGGAGGGGTAGCCGAAACGGCCGTGGAGGCGGACGAAGCTGGCCAGTGTGAGGACCTGCCGGGGTTCCAGGCCGATGACGGTGCGCTCGAAGAGCACGACCTCCTCCCGGCCGCCGGTGCCGATGGGCTGCACCAGCCGCCCGCCGGGCCGCAACTGCTCGACCAGCGGCGCGGGAACCGTGGGAAACGCCGCCGAGACGATGACGGCGTCATAGGGAGCGTGCTCACGCACGCCCTGTCCGCCGTCGCCGACCCGCACCTCCGCGTTGCGGACACCCTGCCGCGCGAGGTTGCGCCGCGCCGCCCGCACGAGGTCGGGCCACAGATCGACGCCGACCACGTCGCCGGCCGTGCGGGCGAGCAGCGCGGTCTGGTATCCGAGGCCGGAGCCGACCTCCAGCACGTGCTCCACGCCCGTCAGCCCCAGCCCCTCGATCATCGTCGCCGACAGGGACGGCTGCGTCGTCACCTGTCCGTGCGCGATGGGGATCGGCACGTCCTCGTACGCGTGCGCGACGTGCGCGCGCGGGACGAAAGCCGCCCGCGGCGTCGCGCGCACCGCCCGGAGCAGGCGCTCGTCACGGACTCCCGCCGCCCGGACGGCCCGGACGAGGTCTTCGGGACAGGCGGCTGCGGTCACGTCCACCACGCTCACGTTCGACGCCGAGCGCGCCTTCCCCTCCGGCGGCCCGCTCTCCCCCGGTGATGCCCCCTGAGCGGCCCCGGAACCCCCGCCCCGGCCGCGTCGGCTCAGGATGTGCCGAAGTCCACCTCCGCCGTGGGGACGGTCGCCGCACCGCGGCCGGGGGCGGTCTGATATTGCCAGTAGAGGTTCGTGTGCGCGATCACCTGCTCCGGGGCCGGCGCGCCGTAGGCGGTGAGGTCCTCGGTGGTGTGCGCGTCGCCCACCAGCGTCACGTCGTATCCCCGGACGAAGGCCCCGTGGAGGGTCGAGCGGATGCACGCGTCGGTCTGGGCGCCCGTGACGACGAGCCTGCCCACCCCCCGCTCGGCGAGCAGCGCCTCCAGATCGGTGTCCTCGAACGAGTCGCCGTAGAGCTTGTGGACGAGCGGCTCGTCGTCAGGCCGCATCAGCTCCGGCACGTACTGCCAGGCCTCGCTGTCCCGCCGCAACTCGTGCCCGTCGGAGTGCTGCACCCAGATCACCGGCACGTCCTGCGCGCGGGCCTTGCCGATCAGGGTGTCGATGTTCGCGATCACGGCGTCGCGGTCGTGCGCGCCCGCCACCACCCCCTTCTGGACGTCGATGACGAGCAGCGCGGTGTTCGGGCGGTCGGCCAGGGTCGTCATGGATGTTCCCGTCTTCCGTCGCGGATCCTGTCGCCGCCTCACCCTAGGTCCGGCCACCGACAGTTCCGCCGGACCGGAACGTCCGACCCACCCAAATTGGAGCGTGAAATACCGATTTGCTAGTGTCGAGCCGTGCGGTTGACGAAGTTCACGGACCTGGCCCTGCGGGTGACCATGCGCCTGGCGGTCCTGGATCCGGGGATGTCGCTCACCACCCGCCAGGTGGCCGAGGCGATGGCGATCCCCTACAACCACACCGCGAAGGCCATCGCCCGCCTGCAGCACCTCGGCGTCGTGGAGGCACGCCGGGGACGCGGGGGCGGCCTGGAGCTGACCGGGTTCGGCCGTACGGCGTCGATCGGCTGGCTGGTCCGTGAGCTGGAGGGAGAGGAGGAGGTCGTGACCTGCGAGGGGCAGATCCCCTGTCCGCTACGGGCCGCCTGCCGCCTGCGTGGCGCGCTGCGCGCGGCACAGCAGGCCTTCTACACCTCCCTGGATCCGATCACCGTCGACCAGCTGGTCTCCGCGCCCTCGGGACCGGTGCTGCTCGGCCTCTCCTGACCCGCACGTACACAAAGAATCCGGCAGATCCACGGCGTTTAATTCGCATATTAGATACCAATTTGGAGGATGCCATGCTCTCTCCGGAGTCGGCCGCGACCGTCCGCGCCACCCTGCCCGTGATCGCGGGGGCGATCCAGGACATCACCGCCCGCTTCTACGACACGTTGTTCGCCGACAACCCTGAGCTGCTGCGCGACCTGTTCAACCGGGGCAACCAGGCCAACGGCGAGCAGCGCGTCGCGCTGGCGGGCTCGATCGCCGCGTTCGCGACCGCGCTGGTGGGCCGCCCGGGCGGGCTTCCCGGCACGATGCTGTCCAGAATCGCCAGCAAGCACGCCTCCCTCGGCATCACCGAGGAGCAGTACGCCGTGGTGCACAAGTATCTGTTCGGCGCCATCGGCGAGGTGCTGGGCGACGCCGTCACGCCCGGGGTCGCCCAGGCGTGGGACGAGGTCTACTGGCTCCTGGCCGAGACGCTGATCGGCCTGGAGCGCGACCTCTACCGCGAGGCGGGCCGGGGCTGGACGCGGGCCACGGTGGTCGAGCGGCGCGACGAGACGGCCGACGCCGCCTCCTTCCTCCTGCGCCCGGACGTCCCGCTGTCGTTCCTGCCGGGCCAGTACGTCAGCGTCCGCGTCACGCTGCCCGACGGCGCGCGGCAGATCCGGCAGTACAGCCTGTCGAACGCCCCGGGGCGCGGCGACTGGCGGATCACGGTGAAGCGGGTGCGCGGTGGGAGCGCCCCCGAGGGCGAGGTCTCCACCCGGCTGCACGAGCACGTCCGGGCCGGCGACGTGCTCGACGTCTCCGCGCCGTTCGGCGATCTGACCCTGCCGGAGGGCGACGGCCCGCTGCTGCTCGCCTCGGCGGGGATCGGGGTGACCCCCGTGCTGTCGATGCTCGGCCATCTGGCCGTCACCGGGTCGGGCCGGCGGGTGGTGGTCGTGCACGCCGACCGCTCCCCCGGCGACCACGTCCACCGCGAGGAGCTGACGGACCTGGTCGCGGCCCTGCCCGGCGCCACCCTGCACCGGTGGTACGAGGACCTGCCGGCACAGGAGCTGAGCGGCCCGGCTCCGGCCGCCGGCCGGGCCGACCTGTCCGCGGTCGACCTGCCCGGGGGCGTCACCGCCTGCCTGTGCGGGCCGCTGCCGTTCATGCGGGCCGTACGCGCGCAGTTGACGGCGCGCGGCGTGGCCGCCTCCGACATCCGCTACGAAGTTTTCGGCCCCGACCTGTGGATCGCCGGGGACTGATCGGGGTTCAGCGGAGGAGGCCGACGCCCGCGTAGCCGTCCACGCCGGGGATCCTCGGCAGCCGGGGCTCGTCGGGCTCCGGACGCCAGTCCTCGGTCACCACCAGGCCCGGGTCCACCAGGTCGAACCCGTCGAAGAACCGCAGGAGCTCGGCGTGGGTGCGGGGGGTGACGCCGGCGGCGGAGGTGCTCTTGTACAGCTCGCGCCCCTCGCGGATCTTCGCCTCGTCGAGGTCGCCGTACGACAGGTGGCTGATGGCCATCGCGCTGCCGGGGGCGAGCCGGTCGCGCAGCGTGGCCACGACGCGCCCGGCGTCGGCGCCGGGGATGAAGTGCAGCACCGCGACCATGAGCAGCCCGACGGGCCGGCTGAGGTCGAGATGCTCGTTGATCCGGGGATCGCCGAGGATGCTCTCGGGGTCGCGCAGGTCACCGTCCACCACGATCGTCGTGGTGTTGTCGGCGAGCAGGGCACGGCCGTGCGTCAGCACGATCGGGTCGTTGTCGACGTACACCACCCGCGCGCCGGGGGCGGCACGCTGCGCGACCTGGTGGACGTTCTCCTGCGTCGGCAGCCCGGCGCCGATGTCGAGGAACTGGCGGATGCCGTGATCGGCCATGAGGGTCACGGCACGGTGGATGAAGCGCCTGTTGCTCTGGACCCCCTCACGGGCGTTCGGAGTCAGCTCGATCAGCTTCTCGGCCGCCGCCCGGTCGACGGCGAAGTTGTCCTTGCCGCCGAGGAGATAGTCGTAGATCCGGGCGACGCTGGGGACCGTGACGTCGATTCCCGGCGGCCCCTGCTCCAAGTTCATCGTGCTGCCCCTGATGGCCGTGCCGTACGTTGATCACCAAGGTAGCCGACAAAACAGGATTCGGCGCGCTAAAATGGGAATTGACCGGCATGCTTGACCGATGTCGGGCGACGTGACGCCCTCGATCCCGCCTGCGACCTCAGCCCGGTTCGCCCGCCGAGCGGTCACCCCGGGGGGTGCCCGCGACCAGGACGTCGACGGGCGGACCGGTGACGACGGGATCGGCGACGTCGAAGTCGTCCAGGCCGTAACCACCCGTGTATTCACCCGTGCCGTAGTGGGCCCTCCCGTAGCCGCCCGTGCCGTACGCGACCACGCCGGGGTCGCCGATGACGGGTCCGGCGATCACCGGGTCGGTCATCACGGGGTCGATGAAGAGCGGCTCGCCGGCCGGCGGATCGGCGAGCACCGGGTCGGCGATGAACTCGCGCATCCAGCGGAAGCTGGACTTCGGCGTACGCTCCTGGGTCTCGTAGTCCACGTGCACGAGCCCGAACCTCGCGGAGTATCCCCGGGCCCACTCGAAGTTGTCCATCAGCGACCAGGCGAAGTAGCCCCGCACGTCGGCGCCCGCCGTCATCGCGTCGTGGGTCGCGGCCAGGTGGTCGCGCAGGTAGTCGACGCGGCCGGTGTCCTCCAGCACGCCGTCGTCGCCGTAGCCGTTCTCGGTGATGTAGACCGGCGGCAGGTCCGGATAGCGGGTGGCCAGGCCGACCAGCGTCTCGTACAGCCCCTCGGGCTCGACCACCCAGCCCAGCCCGCTGGTGCGCGCGTCCTCCGGCGTGACGGTGCGCACGCCGAGGTCGAACGCCGTACGGCGGCCGGGGTCGGCCTCCTCGTACGGCGCGGCCGCCACGTGCAGCCGGTAGTAGTAGTTCACCCCGAGGAAGTCCACCGGCGTCCCGATTGTCTCCAGATCGCCGTCCCGCCGGAACGAGAAGTCGGTGATCCGGCCGAACGTCTCGGCCATGCCGGCGGCGTACGAGTGACCGAAGAGCGGGTCGGTGAACTGCCGGTTGACCAGCAGGTCCATCCGCCGCGCGGCGGCGGCGTCCTCCGGCGAGGCGGTCGCCGGCGCCGTGGGCGACATGTTGAGCGTCACCCCGACGCGCTGGCCGGGCCGGGCCAGTGCGCGCAGGCGCGTGACGGCGAGGCCGTGACCGAGCAGCAGGTGGTGTGCGGCGGCCAGCGCGCCGTGCCCCTCCGTGGCACCCGGTGCGTGCCGGCCCTCGCCGTACCCCACGATCGACGAGCAGTACGGCTCGTTCAGCGTGATCCAGTTCGACACCGAGTCGCCGAGCGCGTCGTACATCACCTCCGCGTAGTCGGCGAAGCGCTCCGCCGTCTCGCGGACCCGCCAGCCCCCGCGGTCCTCGATCGCCTGGGGCAGATCCCAGTGGTACAGCGTGACGTACGGCTCGATGCCGCCCTCGCGCAGGGCGTCGACGAGGCGTCGGTAGAAGTCGAGGCCGCGCCGGTTCACCGGCCCGCGCCCGTCCGGCAGGACGCGCGGCCAGGCCACGGAGAATCGGTAGGCGGCCGCCCCCAGCTCCTTCATGAGATCGACATCCTCTTGCCAGCGGTGATAGTGGTCGCAGGCGATCTCACCTGACTCGCCCCGCGCGACGGCGCCGGGCTTCCCGCAGAAGGTGTCCCAAATCGAGCGCCCCCGGCCGTCGACGTCGACGGCCCCCTCGATCTGGTACGCCGCGGTGGCAGTACCCCAGACGAAGCCGTCGGGGAAGGCCCGCGGCCCGGAGGGGCGGTGTTCGATCGCCGTCATCCTGTGATCGCTCCAGACTCGGCGCCCGCGCACGAGTGATCGGCCCGCGCGCCGGAACCGGCCGTGCGGGCGATGGATCTGTTCCTCCGGAAGCCGCGGGTATCGCCGTACGGGACGGCGACCGGACGCGCGGGCAGGCAGAGTTTCGCAGCGGACACCGGGACTCCTTCACAGGAGAAGGGATGCGGCTGCGAGATGGCGACAGCGGCCGAGCCCGTGGCAACGAAGCAGCGCCGGCCGATGCCCGACATCACACATAAGAAGAAGGGGACATGTCAAGTCACAGAAACATAACTCTGGGAAGTTTCGATTACGGGTTGCGAGTTCCCCGGGAAGTACGTACTTTGTGAGAACGGTCCATGAAACCGGTTACAGCGAGATGCGATAGCGTTTGGTCCGTGGCAACGATCAGAGAGCTGGCGCGCCTGTGCGGCGTGTCTCCGGCGACCGTCTCCCGAGTGTTCAACAATCCCGAGGTAGTCAACGCGAAAACCAGGGAGCAGGTCCTGCGGACGGCCCGCCAGATCGGCTACCTGCCCAACGAGTCGGCGCGCACGCTGGCCACCAAGAAGTCCTTCATGGTCGGCCTGCTGTGGGACACCGACCACCGCCGGCCCGGCTGGCGCCATCCGTTCTTCCAGGAGATCCTGATCGGCCTGAAGACGGCGCTCAGCGGGCGTGGATACCACCTGCTCATGCTCGCCACCAGCGGTGAGCACACCGACGACGCGTACGTGCGGGCCGTCCGCAGGCACAACCTGGACGGCGTGGTGATGATCGACAGCGGCACCTCGGACCCGTCGCTGCGGCACCTCGCCGAGTCGGGGGTGCCCTGTGTCAGCCTCGACCGTCCCGTGCGTGGCCCCCGGGCCACGTACGTGACCTCCGACAACCTGGGCGGCGCCCGCCAGGCCGTACGGCACCTGCACGAGCAGGGGCGGCAGGCCATCGCCACGATCACCGGGCCCGCGCACACCCGGCCGGGCGCGGAGCGCCTGCAGGGCTACCAGGAGGAGCTGGCCCTGCTGCGCCTGCCCTACCGGCCGGAGCACGTGGCCGAGGGCGACTTCTACGTCACCGGCGGGGAGGCGGCGATGCGGCGGCTGCTGGAGACGGACGAGCGGCCCGACGCGGTGTTCGTCGCGGGCGACGAGATGGCCGTCGGCGCGCTGCGCGCGATCGCGGAGGCCGGCCTCAAGGTGCCCGAGGACATCGCGGTCGTCGGTTTCGACGACATAGAGGTCGCCGCGCTCGTACCGCCCGGCCTGACGACGATCGCCCAGGACAAGGATGGTTTCGGCGCGGCCGCCGCGGAGGCCCTGGTCTCCATGATCAACGGCGCCGACGCTCCGCGGGCCCGGATCCTGCCCACCACACTCGTCGTGCGGGGCTCCAGCACACCTCCGATCTGACGGCCGCGGTCGGTTCGAAAAGAGCGGTTTCGGGTGGATTCGCCGCCGAAGCCGCTTATCGTGATGGGGCATCCATCTGCCTCACCCCCGGAGCACACGTGTCCGAGCACTCCTGGCCTGTCCGCATCCGCGCCGAGTTCGCGCAGCGGGTGCTGGACCTGCGGCACCAGCACCCGGGCCTCCTCGCCTCGCTGGACCAGCACATGGCCGCCGTCCGGCAGGCCATCTCGGGCCTCGGCGAGCGGGTCGGGCCGTCCTCGCTGCTCGCCTATCTGATCGGTTTCTGGGACGGGGCCCAGGAGAAGGGCTGGCGGACGCCGGGGCCGGACCAGCCGCTCGACTTCGCCGTGTTGCGCATGACCGCGGTCTGCCTGCTGCTCGACACCGCCGCCGAACCCGCCTGACGGCGAACGCACCCGGTGCGTACGGGTGCGGGGCGCCCCCGGACGGGACGCCCCGCGAACACGGCGGAGGAGACGACGGTCAGCGGACCGGCGGCGGAGGCTCCTCCGGCGGCGTGGGCCACGAGGAATCGGGACCCGGCTCACCACGACCCACCTGACCTGGCGCCGGCTGTCCGGCCGGGCCGACCGGGCCGTCCGTGCGCCGCGCGCCCGGAGTCGCCGGGCTGATCGGAGTGGTCGCCGCGCCCGGAGCGGCCGGCGCGCCCTCCTGCGGGTACGCGGTGTGCGCCGGCTGGGCGAAGGCACCGGCCGTCTGCCGCGGGTAGGCCTCCCGCGGCATGGCCTCCTGCGGCACGTGGACGGTATCCATCGCGTCGGAGCGGCCCTGGCTGTAGGCGGCCGCCTGGGCGCGGATGGTCTCGGTCTCGGCCTCCGCGCGGTTCAGCCAGTGCTCCCAGCGCTGCTGCATGGGCCGCACCAGCCCGCCGCCGACGCCCACGACGACGACTCCGGCGACGGCCGCCAGGAAGGCGATCAGCACCGGCGTGGTGACGGTGGTCGCGACCTCGATCTGGTTGAGCGCCGCGATGACGCCGAGGCCGATGATGAAGACCGACGCGATCGTGGCGAGCGTCCTGCCGTACGACAGGGAGCCCAGCGCCGCGCTGACGATGTCCTTGACCGCCCTGGCGACGGCGGTGGCGACCACGATGATCACGATCGCCACGGCGGCCTTGGGCAGCCAGGCCACGACTCCGGCGAGCAACGCGCTGACCGGGTTGGGGCCGAAGACGGAGAAGGCGATCTGCAGCGTCACCAGCAGAATCGCGTAGTAGACCAGTTTCGCCAGCAGGTCGGACGCGTCGTACTTGCTGCGCGCGAGCACCCGTCCGACGCCGCCGCGTTCGACCCAGCGGTCGAACCCGACGCGTTCGAGCACGGCGTCGACGACCTTGCGCAGGGCCTTGGCGACCAGCCAGCCCACCACCAGGACGACGACGAATGCGAGGAACTTGGGGACGAAGGTGGCGACCGACGACCAGGCGTCGGCCACTCCTCTTCCCCAGTCGACCGGAGCGGCCATGAGTCCTCCTGTTCAGAGCCTTCCACCGCCGGGGGCGGGGACCTACGAGGGCGGCAGCTACCCGGTGATCGGCGTCCCATGCGCGGCCGGTGTCCGCCCCCGCACGCACGGCGACCGCCTTGTGCGGCGACGACGCAGGTCACACCGGCCGGAATACGCCGCCGAAAATCACCCGAATTCGTCCCGCGCGCTTCGTCCCGATGCGCGGCACGATCTACGACAGGACAGTCGTACGACAGGAGAGGGGCGAATCGGTGTACGCGCCGAGCGACCAGGAGCGCAAAAGCGTCGAGGACTGGTTCACCCGGTACGACGCGCTCGCCGAGCAGGGGGCGATCGAGGAGCTGGCCGACCTGGCGGTCTTCCCGATGAACCTGGCCACCGACGTGCCGGGCGGCTTCGCGGCCGTCCGGCAGTGGACGCGCGCAGAGTACGTCGAGGCGATGCGGGAGGCGATGGGCGGCGGAACGGCGGGGCTCGACCTGGAGTCGTCGAGGACGCCGCACTTTCTCAGCCCCAACCTCGTCTTCGTGGAGACCACGGCGACGATGACGATCGAGGGACGGAGGGAGAGCATGCGCTACGGCGACCTTCTGGTGCGCACCGAGGACGGGTGGGCGTTCCAGACGATGGCACAGGGCGGCTGGGGCCACGGCTGGCCGCCCGCCAGACGCGGCTGACCCTGGCCGGCCGTTGACGTTTGTTGGGGCGCTAGTCAAACTAATCCGGAAAGATCGCACGAGGAGACACCCCCCCCCGACGATCGGAAGGCCGGTAATGGTGCGCAAGGTCCTGGCCGTGCTCGCGGCACTGCTCGTCCTCCTGCCCGTGCCGCTCCAGGGCCCGGCCGCGGCCGCCCCGGCGGCGCCCCGGGTCACCTACGACCACCACTCGCTCATGATCGACGGCCGTAGGGTCGTCGTGCAGGCCGCCGAGATCCACTACTTCCGGCTGCCGAGCCCGGGCCTGTGGCGGGACGTGCTGGAGAAGATCAGGGCCGGCGGGTTCAACGCCGTCTCCGTCTACTTCGACTGGGCCTACCACTCCCCCAAGCCGGGCGTGTACGACTTCACCGGGGTGCGCGACGTCAACCGCTTCCTGCGTACGGCCGAGCGAGCGGGCCTGTACGTCGTCGCCCGCCCCGGGCCGTACATCAACGCGGAGACCACCGGCGGCGGGTTCCCCGGGTGGCTGAAGAACGTGCCCGGCC is a window of Microbispora sp. NBC_01189 DNA encoding:
- a CDS encoding ACT domain-containing protein, with the translated sequence MSEPRNAAGEGGHPTPGPLHRHHGARSWRREIAELAALFLAVGLAHVLATLLGHRDPGPVVLVSIGLALIVGSAVHKRLSAPGAVRGRVRPGIDQATSLWRVRARVAERPGRLAALAGAFARLGCNILSLQIAPAGSAVMARGGCDALDEFVVEAPASLTPQDLWRAVDRAGGADAVVVPAQVKDLIDPGIQALLLGQRVRDDPGELLAAMTELLRTADVRWREPGEPAADRTPGTVMTVPVHPGATLVVTRRDLPFTPTESARAAALAAAARHRQWADDWPGE
- a CDS encoding protein-L-isoaspartate O-methyltransferase family protein; the protein is MDVTAAACPEDLVRAVRAAGVRDERLLRAVRATPRAAFVPRAHVAHAYEDVPIPIAHGQVTTQPSLSATMIEGLGLTGVEHVLEVGSGLGYQTALLARTAGDVVGVDLWPDLVRAARRNLARQGVRNAEVRVGDGGQGVREHAPYDAVIVSAAFPTVPAPLVEQLRPGGRLVQPIGTGGREEVVLFERTVIGLEPRQVLTLASFVRLHGRFGYPS
- a CDS encoding cysteine hydrolase family protein; protein product: MTTLADRPNTALLVIDVQKGVVAGAHDRDAVIANIDTLIGKARAQDVPVIWVQHSDGHELRRDSEAWQYVPELMRPDDEPLVHKLYGDSFEDTDLEALLAERGVGRLVVTGAQTDACIRSTLHGAFVRGYDVTLVGDAHTTEDLTAYGAPAPEQVIAHTNLYWQYQTAPGRGAATVPTAEVDFGTS
- a CDS encoding SAM-dependent methyltransferase, with product MDDSRRAPEGVDPTIPNIARMYDYYLGGKDNFAADREAAEKMLAIGRQMGNDGREVARENRGFLRRAVRHLAESGITQFVDIGAGLPTQENVHQVARRHAPGARVVYVDNDRVVLTHARALLADNPQTIVVAGDLRDPDAVFDDPEVRAHIDFTRPFAVLLVSVLHFVTDDEDADRITARIRERMVPGCHLALSHIGMKDEVAEEVVLESKKVYAATSSGGLVGRPFKRIESFFDGLEILEPGLVPVQAWRPDVPWDVPVDMGGTGIFGAVGRMP
- a CDS encoding VOC family protein: MTPRLTLSAAVLDAPDARELAAFYQRLLGWTIDSDEPGWVTMHPPGGGAGLSFQTEKEYVPPVWPAGPGDQRMMLHLDIEVDDLETAVAHATGAGATLAGHQPQDDVRVLLDPAGHPLCLWIRTDGSIPEP
- a CDS encoding Rrf2 family transcriptional regulator; amino-acid sequence: MRLTKFTDLALRVTMRLAVLDPGMSLTTRQVAEAMAIPYNHTAKAIARLQHLGVVEARRGRGGGLELTGFGRTASIGWLVRELEGEEEVVTCEGQIPCPLRAACRLRGALRAAQQAFYTSLDPITVDQLVSAPSGPVLLGLS
- a CDS encoding GH1 family beta-glucosidase, which translates into the protein MTAIEHRPSGPRAFPDGFVWGTATAAYQIEGAVDVDGRGRSIWDTFCGKPGAVARGESGEIACDHYHRWQEDVDLMKELGAAAYRFSVAWPRVLPDGRGPVNRRGLDFYRRLVDALREGGIEPYVTLYHWDLPQAIEDRGGWRVRETAERFADYAEVMYDALGDSVSNWITLNEPYCSSIVGYGEGRHAPGATEGHGALAAAHHLLLGHGLAVTRLRALARPGQRVGVTLNMSPTAPATASPEDAAAARRMDLLVNRQFTDPLFGHSYAAGMAETFGRITDFSFRRDGDLETIGTPVDFLGVNYYYRLHVAAAPYEEADPGRRTAFDLGVRTVTPEDARTSGLGWVVEPEGLYETLVGLATRYPDLPPVYITENGYGDDGVLEDTGRVDYLRDHLAATHDAMTAGADVRGYFAWSLMDNFEWARGYSARFGLVHVDYETQERTPKSSFRWMREFIADPVLADPPAGEPLFIDPVMTDPVIAGPVIGDPGVVAYGTGGYGRAHYGTGEYTGGYGLDDFDVADPVVTGPPVDVLVAGTPRGDRSAGEPG
- a CDS encoding FAD-binding oxidoreductase; the protein is MLSPESAATVRATLPVIAGAIQDITARFYDTLFADNPELLRDLFNRGNQANGEQRVALAGSIAAFATALVGRPGGLPGTMLSRIASKHASLGITEEQYAVVHKYLFGAIGEVLGDAVTPGVAQAWDEVYWLLAETLIGLERDLYREAGRGWTRATVVERRDETADAASFLLRPDVPLSFLPGQYVSVRVTLPDGARQIRQYSLSNAPGRGDWRITVKRVRGGSAPEGEVSTRLHEHVRAGDVLDVSAPFGDLTLPEGDGPLLLASAGIGVTPVLSMLGHLAVTGSGRRVVVVHADRSPGDHVHREELTDLVAALPGATLHRWYEDLPAQELSGPAPAAGRADLSAVDLPGGVTACLCGPLPFMRAVRAQLTARGVAASDIRYEVFGPDLWIAGD
- a CDS encoding SAM-dependent methyltransferase, with protein sequence MNLEQGPPGIDVTVPSVARIYDYLLGGKDNFAVDRAAAEKLIELTPNAREGVQSNRRFIHRAVTLMADHGIRQFLDIGAGLPTQENVHQVAQRAAPGARVVYVDNDPIVLTHGRALLADNTTTIVVDGDLRDPESILGDPRINEHLDLSRPVGLLMVAVLHFIPGADAGRVVATLRDRLAPGSAMAISHLSYGDLDEAKIREGRELYKSTSAAGVTPRTHAELLRFFDGFDLVDPGLVVTEDWRPEPDEPRLPRIPGVDGYAGVGLLR